One genomic region from Anopheles bellator chromosome 2, idAnoBellAS_SP24_06.2, whole genome shotgun sequence encodes:
- the LOC131207667 gene encoding uncharacterized protein LOC131207667 produces the protein MYCDFGKSAFTGKIVQSKFIRGSCSVQGATFKVTSQVYMDVSIDGEMIGRVIIGMFGEEAPKTVANFRKLCTDHVDEFTYRGSRFHRVIPKFMVQGGDVVSGDGHGAISIYGKYFDDENLNINHSCSGLIAMANRGPNTNGCQFYITTMPAPWLDGKHTVFGKVLDGQGIVHKVEQVKTDTDDYPVKQVIIEDCGDHPMNAEFTVSDDPYDLWAWIKAAYLPLGMSFSILAFFQYIIRKLDGYTTREMLRNEKVVVKTPVKTD, from the exons ATGTACTGTGATTTCGGAAAGTCTGCCTTCACCGGCAAAATAGTACAGTCCAAGTTCATTCGGGGCTCATGCTCG GTCCAGGGGGCAACGTTTAAAGTTACTTCGCAGGTGTACATGGACGTTTCCATCGATGGCGAAATGATCGGTAGAGTTATAATTGGAATGTTTGGGGAAGAGgccccgaaaacggtggcaaaTTTCCGAAAACTTTGCACCGATCATGTAGATGAGTTTACGTACAGAGGGAGCCGATTCCATCGAGTGATCCCCAAGTTTATGGTTCAGG GAGGTGACGTCGTTTCTGGTGATGGTCACGGAGCTATCAGCATCTACGGCAAGTACTTTGATGATGAAAATCTCAACATCAACCACTCCTGCTCGGGCTTGATAGCGATGGCCAACCGGGGTCCAAACACCAACGGTTGCCAATTTTACATCACCACCATGCCGGCCCCTTGGCTAGACGGAAAACACACCGTCTTTGGCAAGGTTTTGGACGGGCAGGGCATAGTGCATAAAGTGGAACAAGTTAAAACAGACACAGACGACTACCCGGTGAAGCAGGTGATCATCGAAGACTGTGGCGACCATCCAATGAACGCAGAGTTCACCGTTTCCGACGACCCGTACGA TCTGTGGGCGTGGATCAAGGCTGCTTACTTGCCTTTGGGAATGTCTTTCTCCATCTTAGCCTTCTTCCAGTACATTATCCGAAAGCTGGATGGATACACAACTCGAGAAATGTTACGCAACGAAAAAGTCGTCGTCAAGACACCAGTAAAAACCGACTAA
- the LOC131212855 gene encoding large ribosomal subunit protein uL10m, whose product MANLMMNGLLQSRNPMIAFRRFRGKINIQRPRQPHYERARVLEIVKPFYKKPEFNAPCLEAQRTIEHKKIDNPYEVIIAREARNWFEQSRLVAFLHINSIRQEDMFKMQVALHRHNVTVKVYGKSIIRKAVLGTKFEAILPLFEAKTALVFCSDERKINQVLSVLKKTPQVVLLAGIVEGRFLSRNEFVAYAGMPDLTTVRAQLAAVLHGAGSKLVGDLQCHQQQLVQLLEAYTRSEESRPSSAGPTCDKESS is encoded by the exons atggCCAATTTAATGATGAATG GCCTGCTGCAATCGCGGAATCCGATGATCGCGTTTCGCCGGTTCCGCGGCAAGATAAACATTCAGCGGCCAAGGCAACCACATTATGAAAGGGCTCGCGTGCTCGAGATCGTCAAACCGTTCTACAAGAAACCGGAATTCAATGCACCGTGCTTAGAGGCTCAACGAACTATTGAACACAAAAAGATAGACAACCCCTATGAAGTTATAATTGCGCGTGAAGCCCGCAACTGGTTCGAGCAAAGTCGCTTGGTTGCCTTTCTGCACATCAATTCGATCCGGCAAGAAGACATGTTTAAAATGCAGGTTGCGTTGCATCGCCACAACGTTACGGTGAAGGTGTACGGCAAGTCAATCATCCGGAAAGCGGTCCTGGGGACAAAGTTCGAGGCAATACTACCACTATTCGAGGCGAAAACCGCCCTCGTATTCTGTTCGGACGAGAGGAAAATTAACCAGGTGCTGAGTGTGCTGAAAAAAACGCCTCAAGTCGTGTTGCTAGCCGGCATCGTCGAGGGACGGTTTCTCAGCCGAAACGAATTTGTAGCGTACGCTGGCATGCCGGATCTGACGACAGTTCGGGCCCAGCTGGCAGCGGTTTTGCACGGTGCCGGTAGTAAACTCGTAGGCGATCTACagtgccaccagcagcaactggTGCAACTTTTGGAAGCATACACCAGAAGTGAGGAAAGTAGACCCTCGAGTGCCGGGCCAACCTGTGATAAAGAGTCCAGCTGA
- the LOC131212854 gene encoding uncharacterized protein LOC131212854, with protein MDKPSRPVRNRKRSRKAWSPGDTHRPVKRLFTPEIKRLLKDWLVRRRENPYPNREEKKLLAVETGLTYTQICNWFANWRRKLKNSGNDPVRKTWGNLIRHYNTNARGNVEQFSICSSDSIWSVAEGEDSQDSLRHSPRPPEHVLGTMAYVKFSTSHSRSKYDGFGHAHPTVNNNISSGRNNNSSNSNGRKYADYLRHPGMNGAGERVDEHPPYDGMIRDSYPAATTYCFDHCYTPRNYETVFGIPEDTRCYKVKQIADKYGQESSVRLEPLILATGATAFGAYDRVHDAGGSATLFLAPPASLSPPTTPPSVTPSTLPKSNGQIRSSKYKSSIMEKYLRDLGELEPAHKPNATDGGLSVIMATIPFQRGFHHHHHHHHHHLLHRHHHQPAADEHFPQRTTSLSTEGRLGCDTNEIRGPPPSLSKWLESTAKFTPSKHNYIGDWDKSGKQSATKTHCDLASCQTPVATSVTESIVLLSHQKDEIDAAEALTHLANNCRTKFCA; from the exons ATGGACAAACCATCGCGGCCAGTGCGAAATCGTAAGCGTAGTAG AAAAGCTTGGTCACCGGGCGACACGCACCGGCCGGTCAAGCGACTTTTTACACCGGAAATCAAGCGTTTGCTGAAAGATTGGTTGGTTCGACGAAGGGAAAATCCGTACCCGAACCGGGAAGAGAAGAAACTGCTGGCGGTTGAGACTGGCCTGACGTACACGCAAATTTGCAATTGGTTCGCCAACTGGCGCCGGAAGCTGAAAAACTCTGGCAATGATCCGGTACGAAAAACGTGGGGCAATCTAATCCGCCACTACAACACAAACGCGCGCGGTAACGTGGAGCAGTTTAGCATTTGCTCAAGCGACAGCATTTGGAGCGTGGCCGAGGGTGAAGATTCGCAGGATTCGCTTCGCCACAGCCCACGTCCACCGGAACACGTCCTTGGTACCATGGCGTACGTGAAGTTTTCGACCAGCCACAGCAGAAGCAAATACGATGGATTCGGTCACGCTCATCCTACGGTTAACAACAACATTAGTTCGGGTCGCAATAACAATAGCAGTAATAGCAACGGTCGAAAGTATGCCGACTACCTGAGACATCCGGGGATGAACGGCGCAGGTGAACGTGTGGACGAGCACCCACCCTACGATGGTATGATTCGCGACAGTTATCCTGCTGCTACGACGTATTGCTTCGATCATTGCTACACCCCGCGCAACTACGAAACGGTATTTGGCATTCCGGAGGACACAAGATGTTACAAA GTGAAACAGATTGCTGATAAATACGGACAAGAAAGTAGCGTCAGACTGGAACCACTGATTTTAGCGACGGGAGCGACGGCATTTGGGGCATACGATCGCGTCCACGACGCAGGAGGAAGTGCCACTCTCTTTCTTGCGCCACCCGCTAGTCTGTCACCACCAACGACACCTCCCTCGGTGACCCCATCTACGCTTCCTAAATCAAACGGACAAATCCGGTCGAGTAAATACAAGAGCAGCATAATGGAAAAGTATCTACGTGATCTCGGCGAGCTTGAACCAGCACACAAACCTAATGCTACCGACGGCGGTCTTTCAGTCATCATGGCGACAATTCCGTTTCAACGAGgcttccatcatcatcatcatcatcatcatcaccaccttctgcaccgccatcatcaccagccGGCTGCGGATGAACATTTTCCACAGAGAACAACATCACTGAGCACCGAAGGGCGATTAGGCTGTGATACGAACGAAATACgtgggccgccaccgtcgctaTCGAAATGGCTCGAAAGTACCGCCAAGTTTACGCCTTCCAAGCACAACTACATTGGGGATTGGGACAAGTCTGG CAAACAATCAGCTACCAAAACGCACTGTGACTTGGCTTCGTGTCAGACACCGGTGGCCACATCCGTGACGGAAAGCATCGTACTGTTGAGCCACCAGAAGGACGAAATCGATGCGGCGGAAGCACTAACGCACTTGGCAAATAATTGTCGAACGAAATTCTGCGCCTAG
- the LOC131207668 gene encoding cell cycle control protein 50A-like: MPNVRCSQETTNSIAVLRPPNTAFHQQRLATWEPVWTPRAIWPIMMAVATVFLSIGLPLLYVSYNTPEHVLDYTDCQSIEDPSRRSCAEIIDHSPGTVCSCSINFTLDRFFPPPVYLYYALTNFYQNHRRYTVSRDDGQLQGVLSETPSERCRPFDFAKRGEELRPILPCGALANSLFNDSFTLTILTSPQLRTPVPLAGDGALWPHERGLKFRNPQGDLRLLLSRYARPPAWSRELWELDPDNPDNNGLENEDFIVWMRPAALPHFRKLFRRVDHLGKTFERGLPDGNYTLHINYSYTVKSFFGRKSVIISSSSVLGARNPFLGWAFITVALVTLMFACFLYVF; this comes from the coding sequence ATGCCCAACGTACGGTGCAGCCAAGAAACTACCAATTCCATTGCCGTACTCAGACCTCCGAATACTGCCTTCCATCAGCAACGTTTAGCCACCTGGGAACCAGTTTGGACGCCGAGAGCTATCTGGCCCATCATGATGGCCGTCGCcactgttttcctttcgattggATTGCCACTACTATACGTTTCGTACAACACACCTGAACATGTGCTGGATTACACCGACTGTCAGTCCATCGAAGATCCATCACGCAGAAGCTGTGCAGAAATCATCGATCACAGTCCAGGGACGGTGTGCAGTTGCAGCATCAACTTTACGCTAGATCGTTTTTTTCCGCCGCCAGTTTATCTCTACTACGCCCTGACGAACTTCTACCAAAATCATCGGCGGTACACCGTTTCGCGCGACGACGGCCAACTCCAGGGAGTTTTATCGGAGACGCCATCCGAAAGATGTCGCCCGTTTGACTTTGCTAAACGCGGCGAGGAACTGCGACCGATTCTACCTTGCGGAGCTCTTGCCAATTCGCTCTTCAACGATTCGTTCACTCTAACGATCCTGACATCCCCACAGTTGCGCACTCCAGTCCCGCTGGCAGGCGATGGAGCACTTTGGCCACATGAGCGGGGCCTTAAATTTCGTAACCCTCAAGGTGATCTTCGTCTGTTGCTGTCCAGGTACGCTCGGCCCCCGGCCTGGTCTCGGGAGCTGTGGGAATTGGATCCGGACAACCCGGATAACAACGGACTAGAGAATGAGGACTTTATCGTGTGGATGCGGCCGGCTGCTTTGCCACACTTTCGAAAGCTCTTCCGGAGGGTCGACCATTTGGGAAAAACCTTTGAGAGGGGACTCCCAGACGGCAACTACACACTTCACATCAACTACAGCTACACAGTGAAGTCCTTCTTCGGCAGGAAGTCTGTCATCATCAGCTCCAGTTCCGTGCTCGGAGCACGTAATCCGTTTCTTGGCTGGGCTTTCATCACCGTGGCCCTAGTTACTCTGATGTTCGCGTGTTTCCTGTACGTGTTCTGA